GACGGAGACGAGCGCGCGACCGGATCAGCGTGCGGCTCTCCCTTTTAGCAGCCGTTCGGCCGATTTCGACCCGTATTGTATAGATGTGGCCATGCTTCGGTCATAGCAGAGCCGGGCGCGGGCCTCGAACGACCGGGCGAATGCGGCACGGCACTTGCGACCCATTCAATAAGCAGGCGATGAGCGTCTGCCCTTCATTTGTGGAGAACGAACAAGGAGGAAGAGATCATGAGCAAGGCAATGAGCACATTGATCGCGGCGGTCGCCGCACTGACGCTGTCCGGCGGCGCGTTCGCGCAGGCGGGCGGTGGCTCGACCGGCAGCACCGCCAGTCCGGCCAATCAGGTCAACGGCGCGACAAGCGGCGGCTACGGCTCGCCGGGCGCGACCAACTCCGGCAGCGGCACGTCCGGCGGCGCGCCGAACTCGGGCCTGCCGAGTGCCACGAACGGTACGGCGACCAGCACCCCGCCCCCGAGCAACAACACGCTCGCCACGCCGAGCGTTAGGTCGCCGGCTGCGCAATAAGCAACAGTAGCTGGCATCGAGCGCGTTGCCGGAGCGGACTCGCCCGGCGACGCGCAGCCGCGACGCCGGCGTTCGGCTGCGTCGTCGATTGCGCTGGGGTCATCGAGAGGCCACCGCATCCGGCACAACCTCGGCGGGTTCTGCTGCGCACCGGTTCAGTGGCTCGCGCCGTTGATCGTCACGAATCGAGCGCACTGCCGACGCGCTTTTTCGTCAAGATTCTCGTCAAGTTCTCGCCAAGCGCCGAGCCTTACGGCTGCGCTCACCGTAGAAGACTGCACCGGGCGAATCATCCTTCCCTGCCGCGCGCCCTTCGACCCGCAAAAACACGCCCCGCCCAAGACCCATATAATGACCTGCCCACCTGCGCTGGGCCGGATGTACCGGCCGCGTCCCTAGCATCGACACATCGTCCTTATGAATTCCGAGACCAGTACCCTTCCCGCCGCCGATTTCGAAGCCCTCCGGACCGCGGGCGTCCACATGCCGCTCACGCAGTTCGGCGTGATCGACGTGAAAGGCGAAGACGCAGTCGCCTTTCTGCATAACCAGCTCACGAACGACGTCCAGCATCTCGATGCCTCCACCGCGCGCCTCGCGGGCTATTGCTCCGCGAAGGGCCGGCTGCTCGGCTCGTTCCTGATGTGGCGTACAGCCGACGCCGTGCGTCTCTTGATCTCGCAGGACATTCAGGCGCCCGTGCAAAAGCGCCTGTCGATGTTCGTGCTGCGCGCGAAGGCGAAGCTCTCCGACGCGACGCCCGAAGTCGCCGCTGTCGGCTTCGCGGGCGATGTGCGCGCGGCGCTCTCGGGCATCTTCGACGCGCTGCCGGACGGCGTCCACGTGAAGGTGGAAGGCCCGCACGGCGCGCTGATCCGCGTGCCGGATGCCGCAAGCCGGCCGCGCTTTCTGTGGGTCGGTCCGAAGGCCGACATCGAGGCGCACCTGCCGACGCTCGACGAGAAGCTCAGGCGCGCGCCCGCCGAGCTCTGGGACTGGCTCGACATTCACGCGGGCGAGCCGCGCATCACGCAACCGACTGTCGAGCAATTCGTCCCGCAGATGGTCAATTTCGACGTGCTCGGCGGCGTCAACTTCAAGAAAGGCTGTTATCCAGGGCAGGAAGTGGTGGCGCGCAGCCAGTATCGCGGCACCATCAAGCGGCGCACGGCGCTCGCGCACGGCGAAACGGCCACGCCCGGCGCGGCGCTCTTTCATTCCGACGATCCCGGCCAGCCGTGCGGCATGGTCGTCAACGCGGCGCCGGCCGAAGGCGGCGGTGTCGATTGTCTGGTGGAAATCAAGCTCGCGGCGCTCGATAACGGCTCCGTGCACGTCGGTTCCGTCGACGGTGCGCGCCTCGACTTTCTGCCGCTGCCCTACGCGTTTCCTGCGGACGTCTGAGCGCCCATGTGCCTGATCGTATTCGACTGGCAACCCGGCGCGCGTTCCGACGACGGCCGCGCGCTGCTGACGCTTGCCGCCAACCGGGACGAGTTCTTCCGCCGCGACGCCCAGCCGATGCACTGGTGGACCGATGCGCCCGGCGTGCTGGCCGGCCGCGACATCACCGGCGGCGGAACATGGCTCGGCGTGAGCCGCGACGGTCGCTTCGCGGCGCTCACCAACTATCGCGCGCCGAGCGAAATGCGCCCTGATGCGCCC
This Caballeronia sp. LZ062 DNA region includes the following protein-coding sequences:
- a CDS encoding folate-binding protein, yielding MNSETSTLPAADFEALRTAGVHMPLTQFGVIDVKGEDAVAFLHNQLTNDVQHLDASTARLAGYCSAKGRLLGSFLMWRTADAVRLLISQDIQAPVQKRLSMFVLRAKAKLSDATPEVAAVGFAGDVRAALSGIFDALPDGVHVKVEGPHGALIRVPDAASRPRFLWVGPKADIEAHLPTLDEKLRRAPAELWDWLDIHAGEPRITQPTVEQFVPQMVNFDVLGGVNFKKGCYPGQEVVARSQYRGTIKRRTALAHGETATPGAALFHSDDPGQPCGMVVNAAPAEGGGVDCLVEIKLAALDNGSVHVGSVDGARLDFLPLPYAFPADV